The Deinococcus detaillensis genomic interval ACGAGGAGCGTCTGCTCGGTGCTCCCGCCCACAGCCCCATCCACAGCACAGACGAGCCGAGTCATCAGCGCCCGGCCAGCTCAAGCAGCCCCGGCCCAAGCAGTTCTGACTCAAACCCTCCCATTTCCACTTCTTCCAGCTTTCCCACGTCCCGCGCACCAGCTCCGCCGAGACCAACCACCCAATCACCGGCCCAAGCGTTATCCTTCACGGGCCAAAATGAGGAGATCGTGAACGATTTGAGCGCCGATGCACCGACTGACCCCACACTCCACAACCCGCCCGAAGCTGCGATTGGTGACAATTTCAGCGCCGATGATTTCGAGTTCAGCGACCCCGATTATGTGCACCTTCAGGCGGCGGTCAAGCGCTACGAACTGCTGACGGCCCAGGGCCAAGACGCACTGCTCTACGAACTTGCCCGCCACCCCGGGGTGCAGACCGTGGTGCTGTGCAGCACCGAAGGCCGAGTGCTGAGCGTGCGTGCGCCGCAGGGTGCGCCGCAGCTCGGCAGCGTGGTGGCCGCCACCGCCATGCTTTTTCGCCAGCGCGAACTCAAGCTGCTCAGCGCCGACTTGGGCAACGCCACCGTGTGTATGCGGGTGGTGGGAAACTACTGCGTGGCTCTTTTGGCACGCGGCAACGTCAACGTCGGGCGGCTGCTCACTGAACTCCAGCAAATCGAGGTTAGCGCATGAAGGCTTCTTGCTTGCCCCACTCTGTCACTTCTGGCACTGCCAACTCCAACACCTCCAACCGCGCCGCTCTCTTGGCGCTCAGCGTCCTGGCCAGCGGCGCACTCGGTCAGGCCGGGGCGCAAAATCTGGACGCTTACCGCAGCCTCAAAACGGCCCTGAATCAAGCGGTGCAAGACCGGGCTTTCAGCAAAGGCCGCAGCCTCAGCGACCTCCAAAAGGCCCAGCAAGCGCTCGACAGCTTGCAGCCCACCATCCAAGACAAAATTCTGTCGCAGGGCTTGACGGACGCCCTGTCGGCTTCCCGCGCTTCGCTGGCCCGCAGTCCCGCCGAGCTGGAAGCCCAAGTCACCCAGGCGCGGGGCCTGATGCGGGCGGTGCTGTACACCCAGACCCTCACCGCTCTGCCAACTGCCCAGCAACCAAACCAAGCCCGCTTGCTGACCGAGGAATTTGGCCTTAGCGGCGCGGCCAGCAGCCAGTTTCTGACCTCGCTGGCCAGTGGCAAGACGGCGCAGGCCCAGCGGCTGATCGAGCAGGCCGCCGCCCGCAAAGTGCAGGGCTACCTCGGCGCGGTGAATCTGGCCGACAAGACCGCTGCCTATCTCAACCTCACGCGGGCGGCCAGTTGGTTTACGGCGGTGCAGAGTGCGCCGGGAGCTGGTGCCTTGCAAGTTGATCAGTTCGCCAGCGCCCTGAACGCCGTCACCGGCGGCGACGTGGCGGCGGCCAGCACCGCCCTCCAAACCCTGCGCAGCAGCTCGGCCAGCTTTGTGCAGGCGGCCAGCGGCGCAGCGCCCAGCACAGCAGTCAATACCGTTCCGACGCTGCCCAAACCAACTCCGGCTCAGGCAAGCACGCCGCCGAGTGCGCCCGCGACTGCTTCGGCGACTACTCCGGCGGCCAGTTCTCGTCCCAGTCCGTCTGGCAGCTCAGGCGGAGCCGACCGCATCTACGCCGCCCTCGGACGCGCCCTGAGCGCCGCTTCGGTGGCTGATCAAGCCACCGCCCGCAGCGCTCTCGAAGACGCCCAGCAAGCCCTGAACCAGTCGCCCACGCTTGGCCGCAGCGCCAGTTCCGCCGCGCTGGCCACCGATCTGAGCACCCTCAAGGCCCGCAGCGGCCTGCGCCCCAGCGACGTGCAGTCGGCCATCGGCGACCTCGCCAACGTGGAAGCCGAGGTGAAGGGCCAAACCGGCAGCGTGCTGAACGCGTCGGCGGCCAGCGTCTCACGGGGCGTCGGCGGCGGTATCCGGGCGGTGCTGTTCTTCGTGCTGGCGCTGATCTCGCTGTATCCGCTGTACTTGCTCAATCTGGCTTTCGGCAGCCGCAACCCGTACTGGCGCTCGGTGCTGGGCGGCCTCATGCTGCTGCTGCTGCCGCTGCTGCTTGAAGGCCTGTTCGGCTTGCTGGGCTGGCTGGGCGATTTGGCGGGCTTCGGAGCACTCCGCAGCCTGACCAACTTAACCCTGACCCAAAACGCCTGGGGCGGCCCGGTGTGGGCGCTGAGCTTGGTGCTGGCACTGACGGCGCTGACCTACGGCTTTAGGGGCCTGTGCATTCAGTTCGGGCTGCTGGGCAGCGCCAAGCCGATGCAAACCGAAACCCAGAGCAGCCTCGAATGGGACGAGGAAATCTGATGGCCCGCTCTGCGCCGTGCGTCGTGCGCCGCCTAAGGGAGAAGTGCTAAATGCCTTACCGACAAGCCGTCGCTCAGTTGGGTGATCTCATTTCGGCGCGGGCACTGGAGCGCTTGATCGAAAGCGCCGCCCAAGACCGCTCCATGCGGCCCGAAGAACTCTCCAGCGCTCAATTGGCTGACATTCTCAAGCGCGACGTGTTTCGCCGCTTGCAACTGACCGTGCCCGCCTCGCTGGCCAAGCGCCGCATTGAGGAAGTGCTGGCCAACCTTAAGCTCAGCGCGGTGGTGAGTCCAGCACCTCCCAGCGCCGTAACAAGAATTGAGCCGCCGCCACAAAGCCAACAGAGCGGCGCTGCTCAAGTTCCCGAGCCTCAGCAGAGTGCTCCTCAACCGAGCGCCGCTCAAGCCCAGAATCAAGTTCACGTCGCCTCATTGGAAGAAAGCCTCAAGGCTTACTCGCTGTATTTCGATTGGCCGGAAGTCAAGCGGTTGCGGGCGCTCAGCGCGGTGCTGCACGGCGAACTCGGCGCGGGTAAGCCGCTGCCCGACAAGTTGGTGGCCGAGGGCTTAGACCTGCAAGAAACGCTCTCGCGCCGCCTTGCCGAAGCGCTGGTGATGCAGGAAAGTGACCTCGCCGAACTGCGGGCCGGATTTGGCCGCGTCGAGGGCGTGGGCGGCCCCAAAGTGCGGCGGCTCAGCGGCCTGCTGCAAAGCATCGAGGACGCCCAAAAAACTGGAGCGCTGCTGCCTTCCGAAGTCGAGCGTGCCCGCAACCTGACGCTGGATCTGCGTAAGTTGGTGGCGTCATCGGTGGTGGGTTTGCCCACGGGCGGCGCGGCTCCGCAGGCCAGCGACGACGTGGTGCAGCAAGTCCGCGAACTCGACCGTGCCCACGAAGTCCGGGCGCTGTCTGACCTCAGCCGCGAGTTTGCGCCGCTCCTGCGCGTCGAGGAAGGCCTCAACCTCGAAATTCAGGCAGCTAAAGAGCGCTTAGACGGCGGTCATCTCCTCGGCGAAGAGCGTTTCGTACGGCTCAGAAG includes:
- a CDS encoding roadblock/LC7 domain-containing protein; this encodes MPNPVFRLTARSLSKVVSGRAAETMLSASLRDLKLSPETVTARDMQRVLSGPLERRLSQALPGTAAFDKLQALSQRLERLDLRASDLFDQGARTVIWDQEDTDTQWSDEERLLGAPAHSPIHSTDEPSHQRPASSSSPGPSSSDSNPPISTSSSFPTSRAPAPPRPTTQSPAQALSFTGQNEEIVNDLSADAPTDPTLHNPPEAAIGDNFSADDFEFSDPDYVHLQAAVKRYELLTAQGQDALLYELARHPGVQTVVLCSTEGRVLSVRAPQGAPQLGSVVAATAMLFRQRELKLLSADLGNATVCMRVVGNYCVALLARGNVNVGRLLTELQQIEVSA